One part of the Vicia villosa cultivar HV-30 ecotype Madison, WI linkage group LG6, Vvil1.0, whole genome shotgun sequence genome encodes these proteins:
- the LOC131612593 gene encoding mRNA export factor GLE1-like: MPASVSIQSANSGLTYPVGKKLRKVEGLYFVPQYKTESENDDEDDKALVVSSTGKHFTCDDLYLSDSDDSYVDLDFEVQPYLMNKVGEVEGALIELAHEHHLRVTDEVRNKISALKTALLNESQNSLSSLLRVEKYKETRQELDKKFDTQYQRQM; this comes from the exons ATGCCTGCTAGTGTTTCTATTCAATCTGCTAACAGTG GCTTAACTTATCCGGTGGGAAAGAAATTGAGAAAGGTAGAAGGTTTGTACTTCGTGCCCCAGTATAAGACGGAGAGTGAGAATGATGATGAGGATGACAAAGCGTTGGTGGTATCCAGCACTGGAAAACACTTCACTTGTGATGACCTTTATCTAAG TGACAGTGATGATTCCTATGTTGACCTTGATTTTGAAGTGCAACCTTATCTGATGAATAAAGTTGGGGAGGTAGAAGGTGCCTTGATTGAGTTGGCACACGAACATCATTTAAGGGTTACC GATGAAGTCAGGAATAAGATATCAGCTTTGAAGACAGCTCTACTGAATGAAAGTCAGAACTCTCTTTCTTCCCTTCTTCGAGTTGAGAAATACAAAGAAACCAGGCAGGAGTTGGATAAAAAGTTTGACACTCAATATCAACGCCAAATGTAA